The DNA region GCGCAGGGGCAGTCTAACTATTGCACTACCCCTGTTAATTATTGACTTTTATACTCTAAAGTGTTATAGTTTTTAAGTTACTAATCAACAATATATAAAACGAGTGAGAATTCTGGTTAAATAATGCTATGGCCCCGAAAGACAAAATAATCGTCGGTCGAAATGAGCCTGTTGACTTTGCGAGATACGCTCGCAAAGTTCCTGCTAAAATTGATACAGGAGCTGATTCGTCCTCCGTATGGGTAAGCAATGTGCGAGTGGATAAAAACGGCGTCCTACGGTTTAGCTTATTTGGAGAGGGATCTCCCTTCTACTCGGGAAAAACCCTTAAGCGTGAGCATTACAAAGTAGCCATGGTACGTAGTGCCAGTGGCCATCAGCAAATACGATACAGAACACAACTCAGTCTTCGTCTTGGGGGTAAACGTATTCGAGCGATGTTTAATCTCTCCGATAGATCGCAAAATAAATTCCCCGTCCTTATCGGAAGGCGGACGCTAAGCGGAAAATTCATCGTTGATGTGACCAAATCTCATTATACCGACCCAGATACAACGATAACGAAAGAATTAAACGGACAACTTAGCGAAGATCCGTACATGTTTTACAAAAAATATTACAAAAAAAGTGGCGTAGCCTTGAGGAAAAAACTATGAATATCGCAATCCTTTCAAACGGACCAGGCAACTACTCAACGAAGCGCCTCAAAGAGGAGGCTATAAAGCGCGGACATACAGTCAGTATTATTAAGTATCGTGATTGTTATGTATCTATCGAGCAAAATAACCCAACCGTAAGCTACAAAGGGCAGGATTTGGCACGGTTTGATGCGATTATTCCCCGCATTGCTTCGTACATGACCCGATATGGCACCGCGGTAGTGCGCCAGCTGGAAGCTCAGGGTATTTATACACTTTCAAGCTCGATCGCTATCAACCGATCACGCGATAAACTTCGCAGCATGCAACTTTTGGCCCGCGCAGGAGTGGGTATTCCAAAAACCGTTTTTTCACGGAACTCAACAGATATTGATGATCTCATTGAAAAAATCGGCGGAACACCCGTCATTATTAAGCTGGCGCGTGGTACGCACGGAAATGGCGTGGTTTTGGCCGAAACGAAAAAAGCGGCAAAATCTGTACTTCAGGCATTTTATCTTTCAAATGACGATGGTACCAACGTCCTATTGCAAGAATTCGTCGAAGAGTCTGCCGGAGTTGATATCCGTACGTTTGTTGTAGGAAGTCGTGTCGTGGCGAGCATGAAGCGCCAGAGTCTCGATGATGACTTTCGCTCAAATCTTCACAAAGGCGGACAGGGAACACCGATCAAACTAACCGATGAAGAGCGCAAAATTGCCGTCAAAGCCGCAAAAGCTATGGGTTTGAATGTTGCCGGAGTCGATATGATGCGCAGCAGTCGCGGTCCGCTTGTACTTGAAGTAAACGCGAGCCCGGGGTTTGGCATTGAACAAGTAACGGGTCGCGATATCGCAGGTCCGATTATCGAATATGTCGAAATGAATGCCAAGCGACGAGCCAAAAAAGACAAAGTCGGCGCGTAATCCTCTTAAACTGATATAATAGTACCCATGAAACAGAGAGTGGGTACTCAAGTATGAGCGTTCGTAAGAATGTGCTTTCCTGGGGGCTGGTAGTTCTTGTCTTGGGGCTTATCGCGGCAGCGGCGTATTATGTTATGGCTCCCCAATTGCGACCCCATGTCACTATTCGTTTAGGTGACGGTGTATTTTTGGCCCAAGTTGCTAAAACGCAGGAGACACGCGAGAAAGGCTTGTCAAACACACCAGGTTTACGGCCAGAAGAGGCAATGCTTTTTGTATATGGCTCGGATGATAAATGGCCAATTTGGATGAAAGACATGAATTATCCGATTGATATTATTTGGCTTGATAAAGATAAAAAAGTCGTTTATATCGTAAAGAACGCACCGCCGGAGAGCTATCCCTATGAAAACTTCACGCCCAAGCAGGAGGCTCGCTACGTTGTA from Candidatus Saccharimonadales bacterium includes:
- a CDS encoding RimK/LysX family protein, with translation MAPKDKIIVGRNEPVDFARYARKVPAKIDTGADSSSVWVSNVRVDKNGVLRFSLFGEGSPFYSGKTLKREHYKVAMVRSASGHQQIRYRTQLSLRLGGKRIRAMFNLSDRSQNKFPVLIGRRTLSGKFIVDVTKSHYTDPDTTITKELNGQLSEDPYMFYKKYYKKSGVALRKKL
- the rimK gene encoding 30S ribosomal protein S6--L-glutamate ligase — encoded protein: MNIAILSNGPGNYSTKRLKEEAIKRGHTVSIIKYRDCYVSIEQNNPTVSYKGQDLARFDAIIPRIASYMTRYGTAVVRQLEAQGIYTLSSSIAINRSRDKLRSMQLLARAGVGIPKTVFSRNSTDIDDLIEKIGGTPVIIKLARGTHGNGVVLAETKKAAKSVLQAFYLSNDDGTNVLLQEFVEESAGVDIRTFVVGSRVVASMKRQSLDDDFRSNLHKGGQGTPIKLTDEERKIAVKAAKAMGLNVAGVDMMRSSRGPLVLEVNASPGFGIEQVTGRDIAGPIIEYVEMNAKRRAKKDKVGA
- a CDS encoding DUF192 domain-containing protein, which translates into the protein MSVRKNVLSWGLVVLVLGLIAAAAYYVMAPQLRPHVTIRLGDGVFLAQVAKTQETREKGLSNTPGLRPEEAMLFVYGSDDKWPIWMKDMNYPIDIIWLDKDKKVVYIVKNAPPESYPYENFTPKQEARYVVEVAAGTVGSKSISIGTIASFDENNIEGWNL